The genomic interval AGAGGTGCTGAACGACCGACATCGGCCGGCTGCCATGGGGCGTGGCGACGGACACGACGACGCGCTGCGGCGGTGGCTGCGGGAAGCGGGCGGGTGGCTGGTGGTCGACGGGGCCCTGGGCACGGAGCTGGAGGCGCACGGCGCGGACCTGCAGGACGAGCTCTGGAGCGCCCGGTGCCTCGTCTCCGCTCCCCACCTCATCCGCAAGGTCCATCTGGACTACCTCGACGCAGGCGCCAACATCATAACCACGGCCTCCTACCAGGTACATACATGCCCACGTTTCCTCCGTTCCCCGTCCAAGCCAATGCTCTGTCTCTGGTGCACACACGATGACGCGGTGCGTGCGCGTGTGGTGTCGCAGGCCACGCTGCAGGGGTTCCAGTCGCGAGGCGTGTCGAGGGAGCAGGGCGAGGCGCTGCTCCGGCGGAGCGTGCAGATCGCGCAGGAGGCGCGCGCCATCTTCGTGGAAGGCCGGTCGAAAGGCCCCTACGCCGCGCGCGATGAGTACGACGGCGTGGCGTCCAGAGCGCACCGGCCCGTGCTCGTGGCGGCCTCCGTCGGGAGCTACGGGGCGTACCTCGCGGACGGCTCCGAGTACACGTACCGATCAATCCCAGCAGACACCGTCCATTCATCTTCTTCTGGACATGTTTTAATTTGATTGATCAGTTAACTGATGTTTATGTATGTGTGCACGTAGCGGGGACTATGGCAGATCCGTCACCAAGGAAGCGCTCAAGAACTTCCACAGGAGGCGGCTCCAGGTGCTGGCGGACGCAGGGCCGGATCTCATCGCCTTCGAGACCATCCCAAACAAGCTGGAAGCACAGGCACGTATGCTTAataactactccctctgttccaaaatagatggctcaactttagtacaaagtttggtcatctattttagaacggagggagtagtcaCTAGCTAGTTGTGAGCACTCCATGATGAACTGATCAACTTATTGCTACACA from Triticum urartu cultivar G1812 unplaced genomic scaffold, Tu2.1 TuUngrouped_contig_5393, whole genome shotgun sequence carries:
- the LOC125529161 gene encoding homocysteine S-methyltransferase 4-like; this translates as MGRGDGHDDALRRWLREAGGWLVVDGALGTELEAHGADLQDELWSARCLVSAPHLIRKVHLDYLDAGANIITTASYQATLQGFQSRGVSREQGEALLRRSVQIAQEARAIFVEGRSKGPYAARDEYDGVASRAHRPVLVAASVGSYGAYLADGSEYTGDYGRSVTKEALKNFHRRRLQVLADAGPDLIAFETIPNKLEAQAYAELLEENDIRIPAWFSFTSKDGANAASGDPITECAAVADSCRRVAAVGINCTAPRLIHGLVLSISKVTSKPIVVYPNTGETYVAETKEWVDSAAAGGGVAGTDFVSCVGKWRQAGASLVGGCCRTGPATVRAIARALREEDAAADADTDDDYPDVAGL